The following are from one region of the Cloacibacterium normanense genome:
- a CDS encoding alpha/beta hydrolase: protein MDLQFIVREPENITPNTQLLVMIHGYGSNEEDLFSFRHDLPEDWIIVSYRAPKMTDYNGFSWYDIDFNDAEKFIDVEQAVDSMKAIMKSIDNLKHHYQLEGKTNMMGFSQGGILTYAMTLTYPEYFQKIACLSAYPEPKILKNIKGKKEIQHLRFFISHGTEDAVIPLDWGRKAADFLYELGAFFTFREYMNGHGVNQKNYMDLINFFKS, encoded by the coding sequence ATGGATTTACAATTTATCGTAAGAGAACCCGAAAATATTACGCCAAATACTCAACTTTTGGTGATGATTCATGGTTATGGAAGTAATGAAGAAGATTTATTTTCTTTTCGTCATGATTTACCAGAAGATTGGATTATCGTGAGTTATAGAGCTCCAAAAATGACCGACTACAATGGTTTTTCTTGGTATGATATTGATTTTAACGATGCTGAAAAATTTATAGATGTAGAACAGGCGGTAGATTCTATGAAAGCGATTATGAAATCTATTGACAATCTAAAACATCATTATCAGTTAGAAGGGAAAACCAATATGATGGGATTTTCGCAAGGCGGAATTCTTACGTATGCCATGACGCTTACTTACCCGGAATATTTTCAGAAAATCGCTTGTTTAAGTGCTTATCCTGAACCTAAAATCCTTAAAAATATTAAAGGCAAAAAAGAAATTCAGCATCTTAGATTTTTTATTTCTCATGGAACCGAAGACGCTGTAATCCCATTAGATTGGGGAAGAAAAGCAGCAGATTTCTTGTATGAACTGGGTGCATTTTTCACTTTTAGAGAATACATGAACGGACATGGCGTGAATCAAAAAAATTACATGGATTTAATTAATTTCTTTAAATCATAA
- a CDS encoding aminotransferase class I/II-fold pyridoxal phosphate-dependent enzyme yields the protein MENFDAANAIQDLQYFGEFGGINPSISDSSTYTFLSAKTMFDTFEGNAEGCYLYSRHSSPMNLYLAQALAKMEGTEAANVTASGMGAITCTLLQICKSGDHIVSARTIYGGTYAFLKNFLPPFNIETSFVDINNFEAIENAIKPNTKVIYCESVSNPLLEVADLRKLSEICKKHNLKLIVDNTFSPLQISPIQLGADIVIHSLTKFINGSSDTVGGVYCASQQFIDDTKNVNNGSCMLLGPTMDSFRSASILKNLRTLHIRMKKHSENAMYLAENFEKYGLKVNYPGLESHRNHELMKSMMHQEYGFGGLLTLDAGTVDKANELMEMMQQENLGYLAVSLGFYKTLFSCSGSSTSSEIPEEERISMGLSDGLIRFSIGLDHDIERTYQKMKTCMVKVGILM from the coding sequence ATGGAAAATTTCGATGCAGCAAATGCTATTCAAGACTTACAATATTTCGGAGAATTCGGTGGAATAAACCCTTCTATTTCAGATAGTTCTACCTACACTTTTTTATCTGCAAAAACCATGTTCGATACTTTCGAAGGCAATGCCGAAGGTTGCTATTTGTACTCCAGACATTCATCTCCGATGAATTTGTATTTAGCTCAAGCTTTAGCAAAAATGGAAGGAACAGAAGCAGCGAATGTTACCGCATCTGGAATGGGCGCAATTACTTGTACTCTACTTCAAATCTGTAAAAGTGGTGACCACATTGTTTCAGCAAGAACGATTTATGGCGGAACTTACGCGTTTTTGAAAAACTTCCTACCTCCTTTTAACATTGAAACAAGTTTTGTAGACATCAATAATTTTGAAGCGATAGAAAACGCCATCAAACCTAATACAAAGGTAATTTATTGCGAAAGCGTGAGCAATCCTTTATTAGAAGTAGCAGACTTGAGAAAACTATCTGAAATTTGTAAAAAACATAATTTAAAGTTGATTGTAGACAATACGTTTTCTCCACTTCAGATTTCGCCTATACAATTAGGTGCAGATATTGTGATTCACAGTTTAACGAAATTCATCAACGGAAGCAGCGATACAGTTGGCGGCGTTTATTGCGCTTCTCAACAATTTATAGACGACACCAAAAATGTAAATAACGGAAGTTGTATGCTTCTCGGTCCAACTATGGACAGTTTTCGTTCGGCAAGTATTTTGAAAAACTTAAGAACTTTGCATATCAGAATGAAAAAACACAGCGAAAATGCAATGTATCTCGCTGAAAATTTCGAAAAATATGGTCTGAAAGTAAATTATCCTGGTTTAGAATCTCACAGAAATCATGAACTTATGAAATCTATGATGCACCAGGAATATGGTTTTGGTGGTTTATTAACTTTAGATGCTGGAACCGTAGACAAAGCCAATGAATTAATGGAAATGATGCAACAGGAAAACTTGGGTTACCTTGCCGTAAGTTTAGGTTTTTATAAAACATTATTCTCTTGCAGCGGAAGTTCTACCTCATCTGAAATTCCTGAAGAAGAGAGAATTTCCATGGGACTTTCTGATGGATTGATTAGATTTTCAATTGGTTTAGACCATGACATTGAAAGAACTTACCAAAAAATGAAAACTTGTATGGTAAAAGTGGGGATTTTGATGTGA
- a CDS encoding Lrp/AsnC family transcriptional regulator: MELDSIDKKLLYFLQEDSKQTTKELSHKLDLSVTAVYERIKKLEKQGVISKYVALIDKHKVEKNFIVLCHVKLTQHKKEYVLQFEKEIMTLPEVTECFHVSGDYDYILKICVKNMEEYRNFMVTKLTTLQHIGSTHSSFMIAEVKNTTTIEV; the protein is encoded by the coding sequence ATGGAACTCGACTCAATTGATAAAAAATTGCTCTATTTTCTTCAGGAAGATAGCAAACAAACGACTAAAGAATTGTCTCACAAGTTAGATTTGTCTGTGACGGCGGTTTATGAACGCATTAAAAAATTAGAAAAGCAAGGTGTTATTTCTAAATATGTGGCGCTGATTGATAAACATAAAGTGGAGAAAAACTTCATTGTGCTCTGTCATGTGAAATTAACGCAACATAAAAAAGAATACGTTTTACAGTTTGAAAAAGAAATTATGACTTTGCCAGAAGTAACGGAATGTTTCCACGTGAGTGGCGATTACGATTATATCTTAAAAATCTGTGTAAAAAACATGGAAGAATACAGAAATTTCATGGTTACTAAACTCACTACTTTACAACATATTGGTTCCACACACAGTTCTTTTATGATTGCCGAAGTGAAAAATACTACAACGATTGAGGTGTAG
- a CDS encoding acyl-CoA desaturase gives MVIIIFIIVLWYSGLFFQTFFLHRYAAHQTYTMSKFGEKLCFILTWITQGSNYLSAYGYGVMHRMHHAFADTEKDPHSPKYDPNPLAMMWRTKNIYQQINKQKIAIEEKFTKNVPQWKSFDKFASSWYSRIGWGAFYTVFFIIFAEYWWHWLLLPVAILMAPIHGMIINWFGHIYGYVNFKVNDTSKNLFRFDWLMLGEGYHNNHHKFGGRANFGGVRWHEIDVTYMIMLLLEKLGWIKMNRVMATPKREI, from the coding sequence ATGGTTATTATTATTTTCATCATAGTTCTATGGTATTCAGGACTATTTTTTCAAACTTTTTTCCTACATCGTTACGCAGCGCATCAAACTTACACCATGTCTAAATTTGGTGAAAAACTGTGTTTTATTCTTACTTGGATTACCCAAGGTTCTAATTATCTTTCAGCTTATGGATATGGTGTAATGCACAGAATGCATCACGCTTTTGCCGATACAGAAAAAGACCCTCATTCACCAAAATACGACCCAAATCCACTTGCAATGATGTGGAGAACCAAAAATATTTATCAACAAATCAATAAGCAAAAAATTGCCATCGAAGAAAAATTCACGAAAAATGTACCTCAATGGAAATCATTTGATAAGTTTGCCAGTTCATGGTACTCAAGAATTGGTTGGGGAGCTTTCTACACCGTCTTCTTTATTATTTTTGCAGAATATTGGTGGCATTGGCTATTATTACCTGTAGCTATTTTAATGGCTCCAATCCACGGAATGATCATCAATTGGTTTGGTCATATTTACGGATATGTCAATTTCAAAGTGAATGACACTTCTAAAAATTTATTCCGTTTTGATTGGTTAATGCTTGGTGAAGGCTACCACAACAATCATCATAAATTCGGAGGAAGAGCTAATTTCGGTGGCGTGAGATGGCACGAAATAGATGTTACGTACATGATTATGTTGCTCTTAGAAAAATTAGGTTGGATTAAAATGAACCGAGTGATGGCCACTCCAAAAAGAGAAATCTAA
- the tyrS gene encoding tyrosine--tRNA ligase encodes MNAFIEELKWRGLYADMMPGTDEQLNKEMTTAYIGFDPTADSLHIGSLIQIKILAHFQQHGHKPIALVGGATGMIGDPSGKSSERNLLDEATLNHYVDCIKGQLSRFLNFEGNEPNKAELVNNYDWMKTFTFLDFVRDIGKHLTVNYMMAKDSVKKRFSGEAGIDGMSFTEFTYQLLQGYDFLHLYQNNGVKLQMGGSDQWGNITTGTELIRRKAQGEAFALTVPLITKADGSKFGKSEAGENYWLDAKKTSPYKFYQFWVNATDEDAERFIKFYTFLPKEEIEALVEEHQTAPHERKLQKKLAEEVTIWVHGKAEYEKALKASEILFGRSTAEDLVSLDEELFLQIFDGVPQAEVAKSDVLGSNIIDLLSEKSGFLKSKGEAKRELQGNAISVNKEKVKDDFVADEKNLIDGKFLLLQKGKKQYFIVKAV; translated from the coding sequence ATGAACGCTTTTATTGAAGAACTAAAATGGCGCGGTTTGTACGCTGATATGATGCCAGGAACTGATGAACAACTGAATAAGGAAATGACGACTGCTTATATTGGTTTTGATCCTACCGCAGATTCGCTTCATATCGGAAGTTTGATTCAGATAAAAATTTTGGCGCATTTTCAGCAGCACGGTCATAAACCAATTGCTCTAGTTGGTGGTGCAACTGGTATGATTGGTGATCCTTCTGGTAAATCTTCAGAGAGAAATTTGCTAGATGAAGCTACACTTAATCATTATGTAGATTGCATAAAAGGACAACTTTCCAGATTTCTAAATTTTGAAGGAAACGAACCCAATAAAGCAGAATTGGTGAACAATTACGATTGGATGAAGACGTTTACGTTTTTAGATTTCGTGCGTGATATTGGGAAACACCTTACCGTAAATTATATGATGGCAAAAGATTCTGTGAAAAAACGTTTCTCTGGCGAAGCTGGAATTGACGGAATGAGTTTTACAGAATTTACTTACCAATTATTACAAGGTTACGACTTTTTACATCTTTACCAAAATAATGGTGTAAAACTACAAATGGGAGGTTCTGACCAATGGGGAAACATCACCACAGGTACAGAATTAATCCGTAGAAAAGCGCAAGGTGAAGCCTTTGCTTTAACTGTTCCATTAATTACGAAAGCTGATGGTTCTAAATTCGGGAAATCTGAAGCTGGGGAAAATTATTGGCTCGATGCAAAGAAAACTTCTCCATATAAATTTTATCAATTTTGGGTAAATGCAACGGATGAAGACGCTGAAAGATTTATTAAATTCTACACATTTTTACCAAAAGAAGAAATAGAAGCTTTGGTTGAAGAGCATCAAACTGCTCCACACGAAAGAAAATTGCAGAAAAAATTAGCTGAAGAAGTTACGATTTGGGTTCATGGAAAAGCAGAATACGAAAAAGCATTAAAAGCTTCTGAAATCCTTTTCGGCAGAAGTACAGCGGAAGATTTGGTAAGCTTAGATGAAGAATTATTTTTACAGATTTTTGATGGAGTTCCACAAGCTGAAGTAGCTAAATCAGACGTTTTAGGAAGCAACATTATTGATTTATTATCAGAAAAATCTGGTTTCCTAAAGTCTAAAGGCGAAGCAAAACGCGAATTACAAGGAAATGCTATTTCTGTTAACAAAGAAAAAGTAAAAGACGATTTCGTAGCTGATGAAAAAAATCTAATCGACGGCAAATTTTTACTCCTTCAAAAAGGTAAAAAACAATATTTTATTGTGAAAGCAGTCTAA
- a CDS encoding RNA polymerase sigma factor, whose amino-acid sequence MEKPELLQLIFLAKEKNQKAQTKLINQFWTDVFSFVMKKVHDENAADELTVSVFSKVLAKLDLYDENFQFKTWVLTIAQNTVIDYWRKKNRETEETMDGFQDFKNQFEKSPEEIMISVQEEKKIIDAVAKMDHNYQKIIHLRFFEEKSIKEIAEELNLSVANTKVRIMRAKKVLAELLNENE is encoded by the coding sequence ATGGAAAAACCAGAACTTCTACAACTCATCTTCTTGGCCAAAGAAAAAAATCAGAAAGCGCAGACCAAACTGATTAACCAATTTTGGACAGACGTTTTTTCTTTCGTGATGAAAAAAGTTCATGATGAAAACGCCGCAGATGAATTGACGGTTTCGGTGTTTTCTAAAGTATTGGCAAAATTAGATTTGTATGATGAGAATTTCCAGTTTAAAACGTGGGTTCTTACCATCGCTCAAAATACAGTAATAGATTATTGGCGCAAAAAAAATCGTGAAACAGAAGAAACAATGGACGGTTTTCAGGATTTTAAAAATCAATTCGAAAAATCTCCTGAAGAAATTATGATTTCTGTGCAGGAAGAGAAAAAAATCATCGATGCGGTTGCCAAAATGGACCACAATTATCAAAAAATTATCCATTTGAGATTTTTTGAAGAAAAAAGCATCAAAGAAATTGCAGAAGAACTCAATCTTTCTGTTGCCAATACCAAAGTGAGAATTATGAGAGCCAAAAAAGTTTTGGCAGAATTGTTAAACGAAAATGAGTAG
- the lipA gene encoding lipoyl synthase, whose protein sequence is MENQIQDTTTNKPKWIRVKLPTGKNYRELRTLVDKYKLNTICQSGSCPNMGECWGEGTATFMILGNICTRSCGFCGVKTGKPLDVNWDEPEKVARSIKLMKIKHAVLTSVDRDDLKDMGSIIWAETVNAVRRISPGTTMETLIPDFQGIHKHIDRLVEVAPEVISHNMETVKRLTREVRIQAKYERSLEVLRYLKEAGQNRTKTGIMLGLGETKEEVFETIQDVRNANVDVITIGQYLQPTKKHLPVKRFVELEEFEEYRIFAEQLGFRHVESSPLVRSSYHAEKHIH, encoded by the coding sequence ATGGAAAATCAAATTCAAGATACCACTACCAATAAACCAAAATGGATTCGTGTAAAACTTCCTACAGGAAAAAATTACAGAGAATTAAGAACTTTGGTTGATAAATATAAACTGAACACCATTTGTCAAAGTGGTTCTTGTCCTAATATGGGCGAATGTTGGGGAGAAGGAACCGCAACTTTTATGATTTTAGGAAATATCTGTACCAGAAGTTGTGGATTCTGTGGAGTGAAAACAGGTAAACCACTTGATGTAAACTGGGACGAACCCGAAAAAGTAGCACGTTCTATTAAATTAATGAAAATTAAACATGCGGTTTTAACTTCTGTTGACCGAGATGATTTGAAAGATATGGGTTCTATAATTTGGGCAGAAACTGTAAATGCAGTTCGTAGAATTTCTCCGGGAACGACTATGGAAACGCTGATTCCAGATTTTCAAGGAATTCACAAACATATCGATAGATTGGTAGAAGTAGCGCCAGAAGTGATTTCTCACAACATGGAAACCGTAAAAAGATTAACCAGAGAAGTGAGAATTCAGGCGAAGTACGAGCGTTCTTTAGAAGTATTAAGATATTTAAAAGAAGCTGGACAAAACCGTACCAAAACAGGAATTATGCTCGGTTTGGGTGAAACCAAAGAAGAAGTTTTTGAAACCATTCAAGATGTGAGAAATGCGAATGTAGATGTAATTACGATTGGGCAATATCTTCAGCCAACCAAAAAACATTTGCCAGTAAAACGTTTTGTAGAGCTAGAAGAATTCGAAGAATACAGAATTTTTGCAGAACAGTTAGGTTTCCGTCATGTGGAAAGTTCGCCTTTGGTGAGAAGTTCTTATCATGCAGAAAAACATATTCATTAA
- a CDS encoding CinA family nicotinamide mononucleotide deamidase-related protein, which translates to MKNAVLITIGNEVLSGTTVDTNSNFIAKELSKIGISVSQIFTISDEIEIIKNTLQSAFQLTDLVMTTGGLGPTKDDKTKKAFCEFFNDEIVYDEETFQHLKTRLERIGRLEIIERNREQAMILSKAKVFQNHNGTAPSLMVEEKGKIAICLPGVPYEVKPLVKDQIIPYLQKEFESNFLKIKTVSVVNYPESLLSDALEDWELNLPKNFSLSYLPIANRVKLKLTASGKDLDALEIQLEEEISKIRPLLKAHIISENGDKIEEILHDFLISRSLTISTAESCTGGELSHLITSVSGSSNYFLGGICTYQTEKKTKILGVSEDLIKEKTVVSAEVAEAMSLGCQKLFKTDIALSTTGVAGPNSDEFNSEIGTVFYSIRVKDFEKTFRLYLPHLERKDFMNFVSQKVLQDLIQILIQENL; encoded by the coding sequence ATGAAAAACGCGGTCCTTATTACGATAGGAAACGAGGTTCTGTCTGGAACTACAGTAGATACTAACTCTAATTTTATTGCAAAAGAATTATCAAAAATTGGGATTTCTGTTTCGCAGATTTTTACCATTTCAGATGAAATAGAAATTATTAAAAATACATTACAATCTGCCTTTCAATTGACTGATTTGGTGATGACAACAGGCGGACTTGGCCCGACTAAAGATGATAAAACCAAGAAAGCTTTTTGTGAATTTTTCAATGATGAAATCGTTTATGACGAAGAAACTTTTCAGCATCTGAAAACCAGATTAGAACGCATCGGAAGGTTAGAAATTATCGAAAGAAACAGAGAACAAGCCATGATTCTTTCAAAAGCTAAAGTTTTCCAAAATCATAACGGAACTGCGCCGAGTTTGATGGTAGAAGAGAAAGGTAAAATTGCGATTTGTCTTCCTGGTGTTCCTTATGAAGTGAAGCCTCTAGTGAAAGACCAAATTATTCCTTATCTACAAAAAGAATTTGAATCTAATTTTTTGAAAATTAAAACCGTTTCTGTGGTGAATTATCCAGAAAGTTTATTGTCTGACGCTTTAGAAGACTGGGAACTGAATTTGCCTAAAAATTTTTCACTTTCGTATTTGCCAATCGCCAATAGAGTGAAGTTGAAATTAACGGCTTCAGGAAAGGATTTAGATGCTTTGGAAATTCAATTAGAAGAAGAAATTTCTAAAATAAGACCGTTACTGAAAGCGCACATTATTTCTGAAAATGGCGACAAAATAGAAGAAATTCTGCACGATTTTTTAATTTCTAGAAGCTTGACGATTTCTACTGCCGAAAGTTGTACTGGTGGAGAGTTATCACACTTAATTACAAGTGTTTCTGGAAGTTCTAATTATTTTTTAGGGGGAATTTGCACCTATCAAACGGAGAAAAAAACGAAGATTTTAGGTGTTTCTGAAGATTTAATCAAAGAGAAAACAGTGGTTTCTGCAGAAGTTGCGGAAGCGATGAGTTTGGGTTGCCAGAAATTATTTAAAACAGATATTGCACTTTCTACCACTGGAGTTGCAGGACCAAATTCAGATGAGTTCAATTCAGAAATTGGCACTGTTTTTTATTCGATTAGAGTAAAAGATTTCGAAAAAACTTTCAGATTGTATCTTCCTCATTTAGAGCGCAAAGATTTTATGAATTTTGTTTCGCAGAAAGTTTTGCAGGATTTAATTCAGATTTTAATTCAAGAAAATCTTTAA
- a CDS encoding head GIN domain-containing protein: MKKIIFSFLLLLVQVAYSQTSKNFGDFSAVKVYDRINVTLVKSSENKIQVKGDDPDVEIVNKNGELKIRMIPTKIMQGDKSEVTVFYEDINEIQASQGSKITSDGTIDSKMLSITSNEGSTLNLQVDVNLLNSKANSGGVINVSGTAEIQDILVNSGAQFYGRDLDSETVTITANAGGFAEVNASKILNATTRAGGNIDVYGSPKDRNTKNVLGGKITFK, translated from the coding sequence ATGAAAAAAATAATTTTTAGTTTCCTACTTCTTTTGGTTCAGGTTGCATACTCTCAAACTTCCAAAAATTTTGGAGATTTCAGCGCAGTAAAGGTTTATGATAGAATTAATGTAACCCTTGTAAAATCCAGTGAAAATAAAATTCAGGTAAAAGGTGATGATCCAGATGTGGAAATTGTCAATAAAAATGGAGAACTCAAAATCAGAATGATTCCTACTAAGATTATGCAAGGCGACAAATCTGAAGTGACTGTTTTCTATGAAGATATAAACGAAATTCAAGCGAGTCAAGGTTCTAAAATCACTTCTGATGGAACTATTGATAGCAAAATGCTCAGCATTACTTCCAACGAAGGTTCTACGCTAAATTTACAAGTAGATGTGAATTTATTAAACTCTAAAGCCAATTCTGGAGGTGTCATTAATGTGTCTGGAACTGCCGAAATTCAAGATATTTTGGTGAATTCTGGCGCACAATTTTACGGAAGAGATTTAGACTCAGAAACCGTTACCATCACTGCAAATGCAGGTGGATTTGCAGAAGTAAATGCTTCTAAAATTCTTAATGCCACAACTAGAGCAGGCGGAAATATAGACGTCTATGGTTCTCCCAAAGACAGAAATACCAAAAATGTTTTAGGCGGAAAGATCACTTTCAAATAA
- a CDS encoding M13 family metallopeptidase: MKKISIAVLAFSGMLILDSCGAQKQATTEPTPAPIEELKPAELPENGIAIELMDKSVRPQDDFYNYVNGTWMKTAQIPADKASWGSFNELREKTDLNSLKILDNLLKETYAKGTEGQKIQDIYATYMDMNKRNADGIAPIKGDLAKIDAIKTMADLQKYLVEATKTGDNPFYGWGVYADLKNSTDNAVYMGDVNLGLGRDYYQKTNDENTKTIGQYKDYLTKLYTVLGYKNPEVAAQKVVDFEKTAAQTLIPNEKIRDSNLQYNPKTLPELKSLVKNVDLPSYLKNAGVNTDRVIIGELEYYKNLDKFLNAKNLPFIKDFLKVKLLNGSASVLDQKLDDLQFDFYGRTLSGQKEQRAMNKRALSTINGVLGEAFGKLYVDKYFSAEAKAEMVTLIDYLKRSYVQHISNLSWMSDETKTKALDKLSKFTVKVGYPDEWKDYSKLQVLSKNEGGTLYGNLKNVADWAYQRELDKVGKKVDKKEWGMTPQTVNAYYNPVNNEIVFPAAILQAPFFDFKADPAVNFGGIGAVIGHEISHGFDDSGAMFDGDGNLKNWWTDADKKNFEEATKKLAEQYSKYEPVKGTFVNGLFTNGENIADLGGVAIAYDALQMYLKDKGNPGLISGYNQDQRFFLSWGTIWRTKSTEKYMINQVKTDPHSPGLYRAFGPLVNVEAFYNAFEVKEGDQHYKKPEERIKIW, encoded by the coding sequence ATGAAAAAAATATCAATCGCTGTGTTGGCTTTTTCAGGAATGCTCATTTTAGATTCTTGTGGCGCTCAGAAACAAGCAACTACAGAACCTACACCTGCTCCAATTGAAGAATTAAAACCAGCAGAACTTCCAGAAAACGGAATTGCCATTGAACTGATGGACAAATCTGTTCGTCCGCAAGACGATTTTTACAACTACGTAAACGGAACTTGGATGAAAACTGCTCAGATTCCTGCGGATAAAGCAAGTTGGGGAAGTTTCAATGAATTAAGAGAAAAAACAGACCTTAATTCTCTTAAAATTTTAGACAATTTATTGAAAGAAACTTACGCTAAAGGAACTGAAGGTCAAAAAATTCAGGATATTTACGCTACTTACATGGATATGAATAAGCGTAATGCAGACGGAATTGCTCCTATTAAAGGTGATTTAGCGAAAATTGATGCCATTAAAACGATGGCAGATTTACAAAAATATTTAGTAGAAGCTACCAAAACTGGAGATAATCCATTTTATGGATGGGGAGTTTACGCAGACCTTAAAAATTCTACGGATAATGCAGTTTACATGGGAGATGTAAACCTTGGTTTAGGAAGAGATTATTATCAGAAAACCAATGATGAAAACACTAAAACCATCGGTCAATACAAAGATTATTTAACCAAATTATATACAGTTTTAGGATATAAAAATCCTGAAGTTGCTGCTCAGAAAGTAGTTGACTTTGAAAAAACTGCCGCTCAAACTTTAATCCCTAATGAAAAAATTAGAGATTCTAATCTTCAATACAATCCGAAGACTTTACCAGAGTTAAAATCTTTAGTGAAAAATGTAGATTTACCATCTTATCTTAAAAACGCTGGTGTAAATACAGACAGAGTAATCATCGGTGAATTAGAGTATTATAAAAATTTAGATAAATTTTTGAACGCTAAGAACTTACCATTCATCAAAGATTTCTTAAAAGTGAAATTATTGAACGGAAGCGCTTCTGTTTTAGACCAAAAATTAGACGATTTACAGTTTGATTTCTACGGAAGAACTTTGAGTGGACAAAAAGAACAACGCGCGATGAACAAACGTGCACTTTCTACCATTAATGGTGTTCTTGGTGAAGCTTTCGGGAAATTATATGTAGATAAATATTTCTCTGCCGAAGCTAAAGCAGAAATGGTTACCTTAATCGATTATCTTAAAAGATCTTACGTTCAGCATATTTCTAATCTTTCTTGGATGAGTGATGAAACCAAAACGAAAGCTTTAGATAAATTATCAAAATTCACGGTAAAAGTAGGTTATCCAGATGAGTGGAAAGACTATTCTAAATTACAAGTACTTTCTAAAAATGAAGGTGGAACATTATACGGAAACCTGAAAAATGTAGCAGATTGGGCTTACCAAAGAGAATTAGATAAAGTAGGCAAGAAAGTTGACAAAAAAGAATGGGGAATGACTCCTCAAACGGTAAATGCTTACTACAACCCAGTAAATAATGAAATCGTTTTCCCAGCTGCTATTTTACAAGCGCCTTTCTTTGATTTCAAAGCTGATCCTGCAGTGAATTTTGGAGGAATCGGAGCGGTAATTGGTCACGAAATTTCTCACGGATTTGATGATTCAGGAGCAATGTTCGATGGAGACGGAAACCTTAAAAATTGGTGGACTGATGCTGATAAAAAGAACTTCGAAGAAGCGACTAAAAAATTAGCAGAACAATACAGCAAATATGAACCAGTAAAAGGAACTTTCGTAAACGGTTTATTTACCAATGGCGAAAATATTGCAGATTTAGGTGGAGTTGCCATTGCTTATGACGCATTACAAATGTATCTTAAAGACAAAGGAAATCCAGGATTAATCAGTGGTTACAACCAAGACCAAAGATTTTTCTTAAGTTGGGGAACCATCTGGAGAACTAAATCTACAGAAAAATACATGATTAATCAGGTGAAAACAGATCCGCATTCACCAGGTTTATACAGAGCTTTTGGTCCGTTGGTAAATGTAGAAGCATTCTACAACGCATTCGAAGTGAAAGAAGGTGACCAACATTATAAAAAACCAGAAGAAAGAATCAAAATCTGGTAA